Sequence from the Hamadaea flava genome:
AGCTGATTCAACGCCACCTGCATGTACGGGCCACGCTCTGCGCGGAGATCGGCCCCGCCGCGACGATCCGGCTGCTCCCGGTCGCGCCCGTGCCCGAGGCCCGGCTGACCATCTGGGCGACCCCGCCGATGGCGGCTCGCGTCCATCGGTTCGCCAGCCGGACCTGCTGGAGCTGGCTGATGCCGTGGATGGCCAACCGGGTGCAGCTGGTCGCCGCGGAGCTGACCGCCAACGCCGTCGCCCACGGGGCCGGTCCGCGTACGCTGCTGGTCACGCTGCGACCGGACATCCTGCGGGTCGTCGTCAGCGACGCGAGCCGGAGCATTCCGCACGCGGTCCTGAGTGAGGAGCCCGACGTCGAGCATGGGCTCGGTGTCGTCGACCTGGTAGCCGAGCGATGGGGAACCGTCCTGTCCGGACCGGGCAAAGAGGTGTGGGCCGACATCCGGCTGGCCCGGATCACCTGACGAGCCGGCCCGGATCGACTTCGGAGCGGCGTCCCCGGGGTCCCGGCCGGACCCCGGGGGTCTGCCGTCAGGCGGCGGCGGTCTCGGGCACCGGCGGGAT
This genomic interval carries:
- a CDS encoding STAS domain-containing protein codes for the protein MTRVRIGIVHHGQTVAQVRVHGAMTLATVPQLRLAIRKCVAEAPRLIILDLAEVTEADTAGLLALPALQRYCCDLEYPIPLLIQAPPESPAAQLIQRHLHVRATLCAEIGPAATIRLLPVAPVPEARLTIWATPPMAARVHRFASRTCWSWLMPWMANRVQLVAAELTANAVAHGAGPRTLLVTLRPDILRVVVSDASRSIPHAVLSEEPDVEHGLGVVDLVAERWGTVLSGPGKEVWADIRLARIT